Proteins co-encoded in one Cataglyphis hispanica isolate Lineage 1 chromosome 4, ULB_Chis1_1.0, whole genome shotgun sequence genomic window:
- the LOC126848861 gene encoding ras-related GTP-binding protein C, which yields MDDDDHYQSGYDDHYQSGSFPKDFGYAPFDGETEGSMDPLAGEQKPRILLMGLRRSGKSSIQKVVFHKMSPNETLFLESTNKIIKDDISNSSFVQFQIWDFPGQIDFFDPTFDSDMIFGGCGALVFVIDAQDDYMEALNKLHITVTKAYKVNQAIKFEVFIHKVDGLSDDCKMETQRDIHTRANDDLADAGCDQIHLSFHLTSIYDHSIFEAFSKVVQKLIPQLPTLENLLNILISNSAIEKAFLFDVVSKIYIATDSSPVDMQSYELCCDMIDVVIDVSCIYGLREDLEAAAFDNQSSSLIKLNNGTILYLREVNKFLALVCILREDNFDRQGVIDYNFLCFRKAIQQVFELRNKALAATNTNNHSSSPVSANETSNVSTVSQTGTIGQNGTIVIAQS from the exons ATG gatgACGATGATCATTATCAAAGTGGTTACGATGATCATTATCAAAGTGGTTCTTTCCCCAAAGATTTTGGATATGCACCATTTGATGGAGAAACTGAAGGGTCTATGGATCCACTAGCAGGAGAACAAAAACCTAGAATTCTTCTAATGGGTCTCAGACG tAGTGGCAAGTCGTCGATACAAAAAGTGGTTTTCCACAAAATGTCACCGAACGAGACACTATTCTTAGaaagtacaaataaaataattaaagatgacATAAGTAACTCGAGCTTTGTACAATTTCAAATATGGGACTTTCCTGgacaaatcgatttttttgatCCAACTTTCGACAGCGATATGATATTCGGTGGTTGTGGAGCATTGGTATTTGTGATAGATGCACAAGATGATTACATGGAGGCTCTTAATAAGCTTCATATAACAGTTACAAAGGCATACAAGGTTAATCAAGCGATCAAATTTGAAGTTTTTATCCATAAAGTTGATGGATTATCAGATGATTGTAAGATGGAAACACAGAGAGATATACATACAAGAGCCAATGACGATTTAGCGGATGCTG GATGTGATCAGATACATCTAAGTTTTCATTTAACATCGATATATGATCATAGTATATTTGAAGCATTCAGCAAAgttgttcaaaaattaataccaCAACTGCCtactttagaaaatttacTCAATATACTCATATcg aatTCTGCAATTGAAAAGGCGTTTCTGTTTGATGTTgtctcaaaaatttatattgcaactGACAGTTCACCTGTTGATATGCAAAGTTATGAACTATGTTGTGATATGATTGATGTTGTTATTGACGTTTCCTGCATATATGG ATTAAGAGAGGATTTAGAAGCTGCGGCATTTGACAACCAAAGTTCcagtttaatcaaattaaataatggtACAATCTTGTACTTACGTGaagtgaataaatttttagctttGGTCTGCATCTTACGAGAGGATAATTTTGATAGACAAG GTGTGATCGATTATAACTTCCTTTGTTTTCGCAAGGCGATACAACAAGTATTCGAATTACGAAACAAGGCGCTAGCCGCGACAAACACGAACAACCATTCCTCCTCTCCCGTTAGTGCGAATGAAACATCAAACGTTTCCACAGTGTCGCAAACTGGAACTATCGGACAAAACGGTACTATCGTAATTGCGCAGAGTTAA
- the LOC126848859 gene encoding ATP-dependent RNA helicase WM6 codes for MADNDDLLDYEDEEQTEQVVDGSGDVPAKNKEVKGTYVSIHSSGFRDFLLKPEILRAIVDCGFEHPSEVQHECIPQAVLGMDILCQAKSGMGKTAVFVLATLQQLELTENQVYVLVMCHTRELAFQISKEYERFSKYMPHVKVGVFFGGLPIQKDEEVLKTVCPHIVVGTPGRILALVRNKKLNLKHLKHFILDECDKMLELLDMRRDVQEIFRSTPHSKQVMMFSATLSKEIRPVCKKFMQDPMEVYVDDEAKLTLNGLQQHYVKLKENEKNKKLFELLDVLEFNQVVIFVKSVQRCMALAQLLTEQNFPAIGIHRGMTQEERLSRYQQFKDFQKRILVATNLFGRGMDIERVNIVFNYDMPEDSDTYLHRVARAGRFGTKGLAITLVSDESDAKILNDVQERFDVNITELPDEIDLASYIEGR; via the exons ATGGCGGATAATGACGATCTCTTAGATTATGAGGATGAAGAACAGACTGAACAAGTAGTCGATGGAAGTGGAGATGTTCCTGCAAAGAACAAAGAAGTAAAAGGCACATATGTATCTATCCACAGCAGTGGATTTAGAGATTTTCTTCTTAAACCAGAGATTTTACGTGCTATTGTTGATTGTGGTTTTGAACATCCATCCGAAG TACAACATGAATGTATTCCTCAAGCAGTGCTTGGAATGGACATATTGTGTCAAGCAAAATCTGGTATGGGAAAAACTGCTGTGTTTGTATTAGCTACTCTTCAACAGCTGGAATTAACGGAAAATCAAGTTTATGTCTTAGTGATGTGTCATACTCGAGAACTAGCTTTCCAAATCAGTAAAGAATATGAGAGGTTTAGTAAATATATGCCACATGTAAAA gTTGGTGTATTTTTTGGTGGCTTACCTATTCAGAAAGATGAAGAAGTCTTAAAAACTGTATGTCCTCATATTGTTGTTGGTACTCCTGGTCGTATTCTCGCTCTTGTACGGAATAAGAAATTGAATCTGAAACatctgaaacattttatacTCGATGAATGTGACAAGATGCTCGAATTATTAG ATATGCGCAGAGATGTACAGGAAATATTTAGAAGCACGCCACACAGCAAACAAGTCATGATGTTCAGCGCCACATTGTCCAAGGAAATACGTCCTGTCTGCAAAAAGTTCATGCAAGAT CCCATGGAAGTCTATGTCGATGACGAGGCAAAACTCACTTTAAACGGTCTGCAACAACATTACGTTAAATTGAAGGAGAATGAGAAGAACAAGAAGTTGTTTGAACTACTTGATGTTCTTGAATTTAATCAG GTTGTCATATTTGTCAAGTCTGTCCAAAGATGCATGGCTTTAGCGCAACTCTTGACAGAACAGAACTTTCCCGCGATTGGAATTCATCGGGGCATGACGCAGGAAGAGCGATTGTCTAGATATCAACAGTTTAAGGATTTTCAAAAG CGTATTTTGGTAGCGACAAACTTGTTTGGACGAGGTATGGATATAGAACGTGTGAACATTGTATTCAACTATGACATGCCAGAAGATTCCGACACATATTTACATAGAGTGGCGCGCGCTGGTCGTTTTGGCACAAAG GGTCTTGCCATTACACTAGTGAGCGATGAAAGTGATGCCAAGATATTAAATGATGTTCAAGAAAGATTTGATGTAAATATAACAGAATTACCGGACGAAATCGATCTTGCTTCATAta ttgaAGGACGATGA
- the LOC126849332 gene encoding N-alpha-acetyltransferase 30-like produces METDKVKGNAEISDLETAAVKIKEKKRSSIADVATLDIKSRLSLDKTEEVCNEPHVNGITQVNGVCDFPQRTADVTDLSPQSETMEASHLNQHEQPETLPTESTNKNDNDIQYVSYMSELQMPDIMKLIQKDLSEPYSIYTYRYFIHNWPKLCFLAMHGDECVGAIVCKLDIHRKVIKRGYIAMLAVDVKFRKRKIGSNLVRRAIQAMVKDDADEVVLETEITNRPALRLYENLGFVRDKRLFRYYLNGVDALRLKLWLR; encoded by the exons atggAAACTGACAAGGTGAAGGGTAACGCGGAAATAAGTGATTTGGAAACGGCGGCGGtcaaaatcaaagaaaagaaacgaagCTCGATTGCAGACGTCGCGACCCTAGATATAAAGTCACGTCTTAGTTTGGACAAGACCGAAGAGGTTTGCAACGAGCCTCACGTTAACGGGATAACTCAAGTGAACGGTGTCTGCGATTTTCCTCAAAGAACTGCCGATGTCACCGATCTTTCTCCACAATCCGAAACAATGGAAGCTAGTCATTTAAACCAACATG AACAACCAGAAACATTACCCACGGAAAGTACGAACAAGAATGACAACGATATTCAATATGTTAGCTATATGAGCGAACTACAAATGCCtgatattatgaaattaatacagAAGGACCTAAGTGAACCGTATTCTATTTAcacatatagatattttattcataactgGCCGAAATTGTGCTTCCTG GCGATGCATGGTGACGAGTGCGTCGGTGCCATTGTCTGCAAACTGGACATCCATAGGAAGGTGATAAAGCGCGGCTATATTGCGATGCTAGCTGTTGATGTGAAGTTTCGAAAACGGAAGATCGGATCGAATCTCGTAAGGCGAGCCATTCAGGCGATGGTGAAGGACGATGCGGACGAGGTAGTTCTGGAGACGGAAATCACTAACAGGCCAGCGCTACGTCTATATGAGAATCTTGGATTTGTGCGTGATAAacgattatttcgatattactTAAATGGTGTAGATGCATTGCGATTAAAATTATGGCTCAGGTGA
- the LOC126849048 gene encoding coatomer subunit gamma, which translates to MIAFKRDKKEEEDGGGNPFQNLEKTTVLQEARTFNNTPVNPRKCAHILTKILYLLNQGEQLGTMEATEAFFAMTKLFQSRDVILRRLVYLGIKELSSLAEDVIIVTSSLTKDMTGKEDLYRAAAIRALCTITDGSMLAAIERYMKQAIVDRSPAVSSAALVSSLHLTSVSGDVARRWANEAQEALNSNNVMVQYHALGVLYQARKTDKHAVIKLVAKLMKTSPKSPYAACMLIRMAYKLLDEVDEGEELIGFIESCLRHKSEMVVYEAAHALVNLGRSGAREIGPAISVLQLFCGSPKPALRFAAVRTLNKVAMSHPAAVTACNLDLENLITDSNRSIATLAITTLLKTGAESSVDRLMKQIATFVSEISDEFKVVVVQAIRALCQKFPRKHAVLMNFLSAMLRDEGGLEYKAAIADTIIAVMEGNAEAKEAGLAHLCEFIEDCEHISLAVRILHLLGQEGPTSKQPSRYIRFIYNRVILESASVRAAAVTALARFAAACPPLLPNVLVLLSRCQLDSDDEVRDRAAYYCTILQQQNDPTMLPLVQPPALSVPTLERALRNYMQTPMEELFDISQIPPAQTIEEPAQVEVHTTIKQPRLTREESFMEKLSQIPHLAIIIRDTALLKSSSVFELTESETEYNVKCIKHTFPEYLILQFDCVNTLSDQLLEDVVVAVEPSEGYSVVCVVPCPRLPYNEPGTTYTVLKYPEDVHASVATIPTTLRFMARDCDPTTGIPDADQGYHDEYMLEDLEVTLADQVRGVGNRGFDFNTAWDTYAAKGFVKLEETFALGASVTSLEGAIQSLTGFLGLEAVERSNNVQSGAAAHNLLLSGVFRGGKEVLARARLALNGTQVTMQLSVLCQDPDVADLIVSSVG; encoded by the exons ATGATTGCGTTTAAACGCGACaagaaggaggaagaagatG GTGGTGGGAATCCTTTTCAAAACTTGGAAAAGACTACGGTTCTTCAAGAAGCacgtacatttaataatacaccGGTAAATCCAAGAAAATGCGCCCACATTCTTACCAAGATCTTGTATCTGCTCAATCAGGGTGAACAATTGGGTACAATGGAAGCCACAGAGGCTTTCTTCGCTATGaccaaattatttcaatcacgCGATGTCATATTGAGACGACTAGTTTATCTGGGTATCAAAGAATTAAGTTCTCTAGCCGAGGATGTAATTATAGTTACTTCCAGTCTTACAAAAGATATGACAGGAAAGGAGGATTTATACAGAGCTGCTGCCATTCGGGCACTTTGTACCATTACCGATGGCAGCATGTTGGCAGCCATTGAGCGATACATGAAGCAAGCCATAGTTGATCGTTCACCAGCTGTATCCAGCGCCGCTCTTGTCTCCTCTCTGCATTTGACGAGCGTGTCTGGCGACGTTGCGAGGAGGTGGGCAAACGAGGCACAAGAGgcattaaattctaataatgtaATGGTTCAATATCACGCTTTGGGTGTTCTGTACCAAGCGCGTAAGACGGATAAGCATGCAGTGATCAAGCTGGTCGCTAAACTTATGAAAACTAGCCCAAAGAGCCCTTATGCAGCGTGCATGCTAATTAGAAtggcatataaattattagatgaaGTAGACGAAGGTGAGGAATTGATAGGTTTCATCGAATCGTGTCTACGTCATAAATCCGAAATGGTGGTATATGAAGCGGCGCACGCTTTGGTCAATCTTGGTCGAAGCGGTGCCAGAGAGATCGGACCTGCAATTAGCGTATTGCAACTGTTTTGTGGCTCACCGAAACCGGCGCTTCGATTTGCTGCTGTTAGAACTTTGAACAAGGTCGCGATGTCTCATCCAGCGGCAGTCACTGCGTGTAATTTAGATCTGGAAAATTTGATTACAGACTCAAACAGATCGATTGCCACTTTAGCGATCACTACTCTTTTAAAAACTGGTGCGGAAAGTTCGGTGGACCGTTTAATGAAGCAGATTGCTACATTTGTGTCTGAAATTTCAGATGAATTTAAAGTAGTAGTGGTACAAGCTATCAG agcTCTGTGTCAAAAGTTTCCTCGTAAGCATGCAGTTTTGATGAACTTTCTCTCTGCCATGTTAAGAGACGAGGGGGGACTCGAATATAAAGCGGCGATCGCCGATACTATTATAGCTGTAATGGAAGGGAATGCGGAAGCTAAGGAAGCGGGACTCGCGCATCTCTGCGAATTTATCGAGGATTGTGAACACATTTCCCTCGCCGTTCGTATTTTGCATTTACTTGGTCAGGAAGGTCCAACATCGAAACAACCGTCGAGATATATCCGTTTCATTTATAATCGCGTTATCCTCGAAAGTGCCAGCGTGCGCGCCGCAGCCGTTACTGCTTTAGCGCGTTTCGCCGCCGCTTGTCCGCCTTTGCTTCCGAATGTATTAGTGCTGCTGTCGCGCTGTCAACTGGATTCGGACGATGAGGTTCGCGATCGTGCGGCTTACTACTGTACGATCTTACAGCAGCAAAACGATCCGACTATGCTGCCGTTAGTACAACCACCTGCGTTGTCCGTGCCAACCCTAGAAAGAGCTTTGCGAAATTATATGCAGACACCTATGGAAGAATTGTTCGATATTTCTCAG ATACCTCCAGCTCAGACGATAGAGGAACCAGCCCAAGTGGAAGTGCATACCACTATCAAGCAGCCTCGTTTGACCAGAGAGGAAAGCTTTATGGAGAAATTATCACAAATCCCGCATTTAGCTATAATTATTCGAGATACGGCGCTCCTTAAATCTTCGTCAGTGTTCGAACTAACTGAATCCGAAACAGAGTACAATGTCAAATGTATCAAGCACACGTTTCCCGAATATCTCATCTTGCAGTTTGATTGTGTCAACACTCTTTCTGATCAGCTCCTCGAAGATGTGGTGGTAGCTGTAGAACCTTCTGAAGG tTACTCTGTTGTATGTGTGGTACCATGTCCACGATTACCGTATAACGAGCCAGGAACCACTTATAcagtattaaaatatccaGAGGATGTGCATGCGAGCGTTGCTACCATTCCTACGACTCTTCGATTTATGGCGAGGGATTGCGATCCAACGACGGGAATACCAGATGCAGATCAAGGATACCATGATGAATACAtg ttggAGGATTTGGAGGTGACTCTAGCCGATCAAGTACGTGGCGTTGGTAACAGAGGCTTCGACTTTAATACCGCTTGGGATACATATGCTGCAAAAGGATTTGTCAAGCTAGAGGAGACATTCGCCTTGGGAGCTTCGGTAACTTCTTTAGAAGGAGCGATTCAAAGTCTTACAGGATTTCTAGGCTTGGAGGCTGTGGAACGCAGTAACAACGTACAAAGTGGAGCAGCTGCGCACAATTTGCTCTTAAGCGGTGTCTTTCGAGGGGGAAAGGAAGTATTAGCACGTGCAAGATTAGCACTAAATGGAACTCAAGTTACAATGCAGCTATCTGTTCTTTGTCAAGATCCAGATGTTGCTGATTTAATAGTCTCGTCTGTAGGAtag